From bacterium, one genomic window encodes:
- a CDS encoding transposase yields SKRVVFHFLPKHGSWLNQIEIWLSILSRKLLRRGIFESLHDLEVKILEYIMHWNNFWAHPFAWTYNGKPLKL; encoded by the coding sequence AATCAAAACGTGTTGTCTTTCACTTTCTCCCAAAACATGGCTCATGGCTCAACCAGATTGAAATTTGGCTAAGTATCCTCTCAAGGAAATTGCTCCGTCGAGGAATCTTTGAATCCTTACACGATCTTGAAGTAAAAATACTCGAATATATCATGCATTGGAACAATTTTTGGGCTCATCCATTTGCATGGACGTATAATGGCAAACCCCTTAAACTGTGA